One segment of Triticum aestivum cultivar Chinese Spring chromosome 2A, IWGSC CS RefSeq v2.1, whole genome shotgun sequence DNA contains the following:
- the LOC123187460 gene encoding probable galacturonosyltransferase 7: MKATPPQRRRGPRLVLLALVLCSLLVPLAFIFDRAPTGYVTTDERRRQEVVFHSFDPVEPIGGGGGGGAVDPVPVKVAVQDPPRKISNGSSGVPPPQHMQIDRPPLAVSVKPKVLPVPRTETPKVVKGSTERTIEVSKDIKRQKKDLKPDEVENLKACQLEFGSYCLWSTEHKVIMKDSVVKRLKDQLFVARSYYPSIAKLQGQEALTQEMKQNIQDHERVLSASAVDADLPSFINKKIEQMEHTIAKAKSCTVECHNVVRKLRQILDMTDDEAHFHMKQSAFLYNLGSQTLPKTHHCFSMRLTLEYFKSPSLDSDVYPARKFNTPNHRHYVILSKNVLAASVVINSTVINSKEPANNVFHILTDAQNFYGMKYWFARNSYKKAPIHVVNYEEMILEKLPKFSTRELYLSEEFRVLIRSTERPTEQTRIEYLSLFSHSHFFIPEIFKDLKKVVVLDDDVVVQRDLSFLWKLDMGDKVNGAVEFCGVRLGQVRNLLGKTKYDPKSCAWMSGVNVINLDKWRKHKITENYLLLLKQVKKKDEVSLREAAFSLSLLSFQNLIYPLDGRSTLSGLGYDYGIDPEVAQSSAALHYNGNMKPWLELGILDYKKYWRRFLTREDRFMDECNVNP; this comes from the exons ATGAAGGCGACGCCGCCGCAGAGGCGGAGGGGCCCGCGCCTGGTGCTGCTCGCGCTCGTCCTCTGCTCCCTGCTCGTGCCCCTCGCCTTCATCTTCGACCGCGCCCCCACCG GCTACGTGACCACGGACGAGCGGCGCCGACAG GAGGTCGTCTTTCATTCATTCGATCCCGTGGAGCCgattggtggcggtggtggcggtggcgctGTCGATCCAGTCCCCGTCAAAGTAGCGGTACAG GATCCACCCAGGAAGATTTCGAATGGCAGCAGTGGGGTGCCGCCGCCGCAGCATATGCAAATTGATCGCCCCCCTTTGGCTGTCAGTGTTAAACCAAAAG TTCTTCCGGTACCAAGAACTGAAACGCCAAAGGTTGTGAAGGGATCAACTGAAAGAACAATT GAAGTTAGCAAGGATATAAAGAGACAAAAGAAAGACCTGAAACCAGATGAAGTGGAAAATTTAAAGGCTTGTCAGCTTGAATTTGGGAGCTACTGCCTCTGGTCAACAGAACATAAAGTAATTATGAAAGATTCAGTAGTGAAAAGGCTAAAAGACCAACTATTTGTGGCCCGCTCATACTATCCAAGTATTGCCAAGCTTCAAGGACAGGAGGCACTTACTCAGGAAATGAAGCAAAATATACAAGACCATGAGAGGGTTCTCAGTGCATCTGCTGTTGATGCTGATCTGCCATCCTT TATCAACAAGAAGATAGAGCAGATGGAGCATACAATAGCAAAAGCGAAATCATGCACTGTGGAATGCCACAATGTTGTCAGGAAGCTTCGGCAGATACTTGATATGACCGATGATGAAGCTCATTTTCATATGAAGCAGAGTGCATTCCTCTACAATCTTGGTTCTCAGACATTGCCAAAAACTCACCACTGTTTCTCTATGAGGTTGACATTGGAATATTTCAAATCCCCTTCATTGGATTCTGATGTTTATCCGGCTCGCAAGTTCAATACCCCAAACCACAGGCACTATGTTATACTATCTAAGAATGTCCTTGCAGCTTCTGTTGTCATCAACTCAACAGTTATCAATTCTAAG GAGCCAGCAAACAATGTTTTTCATATCCTAACTGATGCTCAAAACTTCTATGGCATGAAATACTGGTTTGCccgaaattcatacaaaaaggcaccTATCCATGTCGTAAACTATGAAGAAATGATTTTAGAGAAGCTACCAAAGTTTAGTACGCGAGAGCTGTATTTGTCTGAGGAGTTTCGTGTTCTCATCAGGAGCACCGAGCGGCCCACTGAGCAGACAAGAATAGAGTACTTGTCATTGTTCAGCCATTCACATTTCTTTATTCCTGAAATATTCAAGGATCTAAAAAAGGTGGTTGTATTGGATGATGATGTGGTTGTTCAACGTGATCTGTCTTTCTTGTGGAAACTTGATATGGGGGACAAGGTAAATGGTGCTGTTGAATTTTGTGGTGTAAGACTGGGTCAAGTGAGAAATCTCCTGGGTAAGACAAAGTATGATCCTAAATCATGTGCATGGATGTCTGGGGTGAATGTGATCAATTTGGATAAATGGAGGAAGCATAAAATAACAGAGAATTACCTGCTGCTCCTTAAACAG GTCAAGAAAAAAGACGAGGTATCTCTGAGAGAAGCTGCCTTTTCTTTAAGCCTGTTGTCTTTTCAAAATCTCATCTACCCCCTTGATGGGAGGTCGACTCTGTCTGGACTTGGATATGATTATGGAATCGATCCGGAGGTTGCACAGAGCTCTGCAGCATTGCACTACAATGGCAATATGAAGCCTTGGCTCGAGTTAGGCATACTGGACTACAAGAAGTACTGGAGGAGGTTTCTCACTCGAGAAGATCGATTCATGGATGAGTGCAATGTAAATCCGTAG